A window from Solanum stenotomum isolate F172 chromosome 7, ASM1918654v1, whole genome shotgun sequence encodes these proteins:
- the LOC125869934 gene encoding uncharacterized protein LOC125869934, giving the protein MEATRLLEEVHAGVYGPHMNRLTLAKKILQADNDANLNSHLMKEICEQFKITHQNSTAYRPQMNGVVEVANQNIKKILRKIIDNHRVYGTEAVIPAEVEIPSLRLIQEAKLSSVDWVRNRIEHLALSDEKRMTDVCHDQLYQQRMIRAFNKKVRSRTFEEGQLVLKHIFPHQDEYKEKFSPNWQGPYMVRKVLSGGALILSEMDDQEWPKPINSDVVKRYYI; this is encoded by the exons ATGGAAGCTACAAGACTTCTGGAAGAGGTACATGCTGGAGTCTATGGACCTCATATGAACAGGCTTACTTTGGCAAAGAAGATCCTTCAGGCtg ACAATGATGCAAACCTCAACAGTCATTTGATGAAGGAGATATGTGagcaattcaagattactcaccaAAATTCGACTGCTTATCGTCCTCAAATGAATGGAGTTGTAGAAGTTGCCAATCAGAAcatcaaaaagattttgagaAAGATTATTGATAATCACAGAG TATATGGGACAGAAGCAGTGATACCTGctgaagttgaaataccttcattgaggCTCATTCAAGAAGCCAAACTGAGCAGTGTTGATTGGGTTCGTAATCGGATTGAACATTTAGCCTTAAGTGATGAAAAGAGGATGACCGATGTTTGTCATGACCAATTATATCaacagagaatgattcgtgctttcaacaaaaaagtgaGATCTCGAACATTTGAAGAAGGACAATTGGTCCTCAAACATATCTTCCCCCATCAAGATGAGTATAAGGAAAAATTttcaccaaattggcaaggaccatACATGGTTCGTAAAGTgttatctggaggtgccttgATCCTGTCAGAGATGGATGACCAAGAGTGGCCAAAACCAATCAACTCAGATGTTGTCAAGAGATACTACATCTGA